A window from Candidatus Krumholzibacteriota bacterium encodes these proteins:
- a CDS encoding DNA methyltransferase produces the protein MSRSKENNKQKPLFKTKIVPGKPGSQNLFEEEFIRDEGLVECLGMTFENDKKRRQHFLEILKEKLKDPEFRKIEGFPLGEDEDILNLSDPPYYTACPNPWIGGFIKLWESQKPERDNKKYHREPFVADVSEGKNDPIYNAHSYHTKVPHKAIMRYILHYTAPGDIVFDGFCGTGMTGVAAQMCGNKDAVESLGVTKKSPEKKYRVEKDGTISEKKVNEGGKTVWTPFSKIGARKAVLNDLSPAATFIAYNYNTPVDVVEFEREAKRILKEVEEECGWMYETAHEDGQKGRINYTVWSDVFVCPECSGEIIFSEAAVDKEAGKVHKEFPCPHCQVQLTKRKMDRAWVTKYDSALNKSIRQAKQVPVLINYSLPVPDRKRPKRFKKTPEESDLALIERIENSEIPYWFPADRMMEGEETRRNDRFGITHVHHFYTKRNLWVLGAVLNMCSLKIRLLFQSLSQFVQQADNNPLLLFLFGSALPKLTIMNRYMPQHGGRALVGPMANTLYVPPVCVEKNVIDQFRFQFNKIAKALNSLKSNLVLTQAAQQINVPDNSIDYLFLDPPFGANIMYSELSFIREAWLKVFTNSKPEAIENKSQKKTIDVYRILMAECFKETYRMLKPGHWMTVEFSNTKSSVWNSIQRALSEAGFIVASVAALDKTRGGLHAMIGPTAVKQDLVISAYKPNGGFVERFLKEASTEEGVWDFIRTHLGYLPVIKKQGNELVPVPERDPRILFDQVVAFYVSKGYRVPVSSPEFQKGLAERFSLRDGMYFLPEQTAEYDKKRMNAKEIIQLNLFVSDEATSIQWLKQILNKKPLTFQDINPQFLKEISGWDKHEKALELSEILEQNFLRYDGKSNVPSQIHSYLSSNFKELRNLEKDDPALIAKAKDRWYVPDPRKASDLEQLRTRVLMREFKEYVEYKKKRIRVFRMEAVRAGFKKAWQERDYTTIIDVAQKIPDKIIQEDPKLLMWYDQAVTRTGEE, from the coding sequence TGTCTCGGTATGACGTTTGAAAATGATAAAAAGCGCCGGCAGCATTTTCTGGAAATATTAAAAGAAAAACTTAAAGACCCTGAATTTCGCAAAATCGAGGGTTTTCCACTCGGAGAGGATGAAGATATTCTCAATCTGTCCGATCCCCCTTACTACACTGCTTGTCCGAACCCGTGGATCGGTGGTTTTATAAAGCTATGGGAAAGTCAGAAACCAGAGAGGGACAACAAAAAATATCACAGAGAACCATTTGTCGCTGATGTTAGTGAAGGTAAAAACGATCCAATATACAACGCCCATTCTTATCATACAAAGGTGCCTCACAAAGCGATCATGAGGTATATTCTTCACTACACCGCCCCTGGAGACATTGTCTTTGATGGATTTTGCGGTACGGGTATGACGGGTGTCGCGGCGCAGATGTGTGGAAACAAAGATGCGGTTGAATCTCTGGGTGTTACCAAAAAATCTCCTGAAAAGAAATACAGAGTTGAAAAGGATGGAACAATATCAGAAAAAAAGGTGAACGAAGGGGGGAAAACCGTATGGACACCATTTTCCAAAATTGGAGCAAGGAAAGCGGTTCTAAATGACCTTTCCCCAGCGGCAACCTTTATTGCGTATAATTATAACACCCCCGTTGATGTTGTTGAGTTTGAAAGGGAAGCAAAACGAATCTTAAAGGAAGTAGAAGAAGAATGCGGCTGGATGTATGAGACTGCTCATGAAGATGGACAAAAGGGCAGGATTAATTACACGGTCTGGTCGGATGTCTTCGTCTGCCCGGAATGTTCCGGGGAAATAATCTTTTCGGAAGCGGCGGTGGATAAAGAGGCCGGGAAGGTACATAAAGAGTTTCCATGCCCGCACTGCCAGGTTCAACTTACCAAAAGGAAAATGGATAGGGCATGGGTAACAAAGTACGATTCCGCGCTAAACAAATCCATACGACAGGCCAAACAGGTTCCGGTACTGATTAACTATTCTCTTCCTGTCCCCGACAGGAAAAGGCCAAAGCGGTTTAAAAAAACACCTGAAGAATCTGATCTAGCGCTTATTGAAAGAATAGAGAATAGTGAGATTCCATATTGGTTTCCTGCTGACCGTATGATGGAAGGTGAGGAAACAAGGCGCAACGATAGATTTGGCATTACCCATGTGCATCATTTTTATACGAAAAGGAATTTGTGGGTGTTGGGGGCGGTGCTGAATATGTGTTCACTTAAAATAAGATTATTATTTCAATCTCTTTCGCAATTCGTTCAACAAGCTGACAATAATCCTTTGTTATTATTTTTATTCGGAAGTGCTTTACCAAAACTAACTATTATGAATAGGTACATGCCACAACATGGGGGAAGAGCACTTGTTGGCCCCATGGCAAATACACTTTATGTGCCCCCAGTATGTGTTGAGAAGAATGTGATCGATCAATTTCGGTTTCAATTTAATAAAATCGCCAAAGCATTAAATTCACTTAAGAGCAACTTGGTTTTAACACAAGCTGCGCAACAGATAAATGTGCCTGATAATTCAATTGATTATTTGTTTCTTGATCCTCCATTTGGGGCAAATATAATGTACTCAGAGTTAAGCTTTATCAGGGAAGCTTGGTTAAAGGTTTTTACAAATTCTAAACCAGAAGCAATTGAAAATAAATCGCAAAAGAAAACAATTGATGTGTATAGAATACTGATGGCCGAGTGTTTCAAGGAAACATATAGAATGCTAAAACCAGGACATTGGATGACGGTTGAATTTTCAAACACTAAATCATCTGTGTGGAATAGCATACAACGTGCTCTTTCTGAAGCAGGTTTTATTGTGGCATCTGTTGCCGCTCTGGACAAAACAAGAGGGGGGCTACATGCTATGATTGGACCTACAGCGGTCAAACAAGATCTCGTAATCTCCGCCTACAAACCCAACGGTGGGTTTGTAGAACGATTCTTGAAAGAAGCATCAACCGAAGAAGGTGTATGGGATTTTATTCGTACTCATCTCGGCTATCTACCCGTAATAAAGAAACAGGGGAATGAACTTGTTCCTGTCCCTGAACGAGATCCGCGCATACTCTTCGATCAGGTTGTTGCTTTCTATGTCAGCAAAGGTTATCGGGTTCCAGTATCTAGCCCGGAGTTTCAGAAGGGATTAGCTGAGCGTTTTTCTCTTCGCGACGGTATGTACTTCCTGCCTGAGCAGACAGCGGAATACGACAAGAAACGGATGAACGCAAAAGAAATTATTCAACTGAACCTCTTTGTATCAGATGAGGCAACCTCTATTCAGTGGCTTAAACAGATACTTAATAAAAAGCCGTTGACCTTCCAAGATATAAATCCACAGTTTCTGAAAGAAATTTCCGGTTGGGATAAGCATGAAAAAGCCCTTGAGCTTTCTGAAATTCTGGAACAGAACTTTTTGCGTTACGACGGCAAGAGCAATGTGCCCAGTCAGATTCACAGCTATCTCTCCTCAAATTTTAAAGAGCTGCGCAACCTTGAAAAGGATGATCCTGCGCTTATAGCCAAGGCCAAAGACCGCTGGTATGTACCTGATCCTCGGAAGGCTAGTGATCTTGAACAACTCCGAACGAGGGTTTTGATGAGGGAATTTAAAGAATATGTTGAGTACAAGAAGAAACGAATACGTGTTTTTCGTATGGAAGCTGTCCGCGCTGGCTTTAAGAAAGCATGGCAGGAGCGAGACTACACCACAATAATTGATGTGGCACAAAAGATTCCGGACAAGATTATTCAGGAAGATCCCAAGCTCCTTATGTGGTACGATCAGGCTGTAACGAGAACAGGAGAGGAATAA
- a CDS encoding AAA family ATPase: MAKIEGIRIQNYGVLKDIILGKLWNLQNAKPLTPMTAVIGKNGVGKSSLFDAFGFLADCLKLGVEDACNARGRGGFERICSQGSNGPIEFQIYYRQHGNARPITYEIAIDKDKAGRSYVKKERLRQRRKGQSYGWPFSFLVLNEGKGVVWKGEEHGQQIDEGKVDFDLFGLMKKIGATPQKEESRETEIIELQDKRKLGIATLGALKQHPRISAFRQFIEGWYMSYFTPDAARSLPLAGPQRHLNIHGDNLGNVVQFMQRDHPKRFNSILNRIAEKIPGIDKIDTEESPDKRLLLRFNDKGFDSPFYAQQMSDGTLKVFAYFLLLEDPTPPPFICIEEPENGLYHKLLEPLAAEFRTHATGRKNSPQLFITTHQPYFVDALTPEETWILEKGSDGFSRIRRASEDATVKAMVDEGLPLGGLWYSDYLDAR; encoded by the coding sequence ATGGCGAAAATAGAAGGAATCAGAATTCAAAATTACGGTGTGTTAAAAGATATAATACTGGGAAAGTTATGGAACTTACAAAATGCCAAACCACTGACACCCATGACTGCGGTTATTGGAAAAAACGGGGTAGGTAAGAGTTCTTTGTTCGATGCCTTTGGTTTTCTTGCTGATTGCCTGAAATTGGGAGTTGAAGATGCATGTAATGCCAGGGGGCGGGGCGGCTTTGAGCGTATTTGTTCTCAAGGGAGTAATGGCCCGATCGAGTTTCAGATATACTACAGGCAGCATGGTAATGCCAGACCTATTACATATGAAATTGCAATTGACAAAGATAAGGCTGGCCGATCCTACGTAAAAAAGGAACGGCTCAGACAGAGGCGCAAGGGACAGAGCTATGGATGGCCTTTTTCGTTTCTTGTGTTGAATGAAGGAAAAGGAGTCGTATGGAAAGGCGAAGAACATGGACAGCAGATTGATGAAGGTAAAGTGGATTTTGACTTGTTCGGGTTGATGAAGAAAATTGGAGCAACACCACAAAAAGAAGAAAGCCGCGAAACAGAGATTATTGAACTACAAGACAAGCGCAAGCTTGGCATTGCAACCCTTGGGGCACTAAAACAACATCCCAGGATATCGGCATTTCGCCAGTTTATCGAGGGCTGGTATATGAGTTACTTTACTCCGGATGCTGCTCGCAGTCTTCCATTGGCCGGGCCACAAAGGCATTTGAATATCCACGGAGATAATCTCGGTAATGTCGTTCAGTTCATGCAGCGTGATCATCCTAAACGTTTTAATAGTATACTCAATCGCATTGCTGAAAAAATTCCCGGAATTGACAAAATTGATACCGAAGAGAGTCCGGATAAACGGCTGCTTTTGCGTTTTAATGATAAAGGCTTCGATAGTCCGTTCTATGCTCAGCAAATGTCTGATGGTACGCTAAAAGTCTTTGCTTACTTTTTGTTATTGGAGGATCCGACACCCCCGCCTTTTATCTGTATTGAAGAGCCTGAAAACGGGCTGTATCACAAATTGTTGGAGCCTTTGGCCGCTGAATTCCGTACGCATGCAACGGGCAGAAAAAACTCGCCGCAACTCTTTATTACCACGCATCAACCATATTTTGTGGATGCACTAACGCCAGAAGAGACATGGATTCTTGAAAAAGGCTCGGACGGTTTTTCGAGGATACGAAGGGCCAGCGAGGATGCAACCGTCAAAGCCATGGTAGATGAAGGATTACCGCTTGGTGGCCTCTGGTACAGTGATTATCTGGATGCGAGGTGA
- a CDS encoding helicase-related protein, with protein sequence MNGNKWHYSLDHDQICKVIETQKLWGKTTCCVWFPVSDSVVHVSAAGLKPIEDIVTCTPEHVTYIAAAARVAEALTQNVLLSPVESSVIPLPHQIKTLSRAISGDRIRYLLADEVGLGKTIEAGLIMRELKLRGLVTRTLVISPKGLLTQWMAEMQTHFGEDFRILIPGDFSTYRRITREENMWKSHDQIICSMDSVKPMDKHRGWTQERITEYNSERFEDLIAAGWDLIIVDEAHRLGGSTDQIARFKLGKGLAAASPYLLMLSATPHQGKTDAFHRLVSLVDSEAFPNEASVTSERVQPYVIRTEKRQAIDAKGRPLFKPRRTELAPIAWEKRHRDQELLYEAVTEYVRQGYNQARKEKRSYIGFLMILMQRLVVSSTAAISSTLERRLEVLKAPQEQLNLFPDYSEEDWADMDGEEQIETLLMTRLNAMKNERAEVKLLLDVARRCAQVGPDAKTEALLDWIYRLQQEEGDPELKILVFTEFVSTQKMLEQFLKDRGFSVVCLNGSLNMNDRKDVQESFAEDVRVLVSTDAGGEGLNLQFCHAVINYDIPWNPMRLEQRIGRVDRIGQGHVVRAVNFIFDSSVEHRVQEVLEEKLAVILEEFGIDKTGDVLDSAQAGQIFDDLYVEAILHPEDVESSVDTVVSRIHDQILEAKKSSSVLGKAEDLDPGEAKRLMVHPLPDWVESMTVNYLHANGGRAEKKRRTWDLEWPDGELFSNMVFTRKDAFDIPTAHHLTLENKKVRNLVMKLPRMVRGQPIQSVNIPGLSNEIKGFWSLWTITIHADDWKWQRVLAIFLHDDGRILKPTARHIWNKLLAVSPEIGRHLKSDSAHDAFDRVMEAAEKDGKAIYDGIVQMHRKRLIRERSKGTYAFNARRKAMEQIGLPQVRDHRLGKLNREEDEWCEQLERRAKVIPEMAALLLIYMEGTNAIR encoded by the coding sequence ATGAACGGGAACAAATGGCACTACAGTCTCGATCACGACCAAATCTGCAAGGTTATTGAAACCCAGAAGCTTTGGGGCAAAACCACCTGCTGTGTCTGGTTTCCGGTTTCGGACTCGGTGGTGCATGTTTCTGCGGCAGGACTTAAACCGATTGAGGACATTGTAACATGTACGCCGGAGCATGTTACCTACATTGCAGCTGCAGCCAGGGTAGCAGAAGCGCTTACTCAGAATGTCCTGCTTTCGCCTGTTGAATCTTCGGTTATTCCTCTCCCCCATCAGATCAAGACACTGTCCCGGGCGATTTCTGGTGATAGGATACGCTATCTCTTGGCAGACGAGGTTGGGCTCGGAAAGACCATCGAAGCTGGTTTGATCATGCGAGAGCTTAAATTGCGCGGTTTGGTTACAAGAACTTTAGTTATTTCACCCAAAGGCCTGCTTACGCAATGGATGGCCGAAATGCAGACTCATTTTGGAGAGGATTTTCGAATTCTTATTCCAGGTGATTTTTCAACCTATAGGCGTATAACCCGTGAAGAAAATATGTGGAAAAGCCATGATCAAATTATCTGTTCCATGGATTCTGTAAAACCGATGGACAAACATCGTGGTTGGACGCAGGAGAGGATCACTGAATACAACAGCGAACGTTTCGAAGATCTGATTGCTGCCGGCTGGGATCTTATTATCGTGGACGAGGCGCACCGTCTTGGTGGAAGCACAGATCAGATCGCCCGCTTCAAACTTGGCAAGGGATTGGCCGCGGCATCTCCCTATCTCTTGATGCTCTCCGCTACACCTCATCAGGGAAAGACCGATGCTTTTCACCGTTTGGTTTCCCTTGTCGATTCTGAGGCCTTTCCGAATGAAGCCAGTGTCACTAGTGAGAGGGTTCAACCTTACGTTATACGCACCGAGAAACGTCAGGCCATAGACGCAAAGGGAAGGCCGCTCTTTAAGCCCCGGCGTACGGAACTTGCCCCGATCGCATGGGAAAAACGACATCGGGATCAGGAACTTCTTTATGAAGCTGTTACCGAATATGTAAGGCAGGGTTACAATCAGGCTAGAAAGGAAAAGCGAAGCTATATTGGTTTTCTTATGATTCTTATGCAACGTCTAGTAGTCTCAAGTACAGCAGCGATCAGCAGCACTCTTGAACGAAGACTGGAGGTGTTAAAAGCGCCGCAGGAACAGTTAAATCTGTTCCCGGATTATTCAGAAGAGGATTGGGCGGATATGGATGGAGAGGAACAGATCGAAACTCTGCTGATGACCCGTTTGAATGCCATGAAAAATGAGAGAGCTGAGGTAAAATTGCTCCTCGATGTCGCAAGACGCTGCGCACAAGTTGGACCGGATGCGAAGACTGAGGCATTACTGGACTGGATCTATCGGTTGCAACAGGAAGAAGGCGATCCGGAGCTAAAGATCCTCGTTTTTACCGAATTTGTATCTACCCAGAAAATGCTCGAACAATTCTTGAAAGATCGCGGGTTTTCAGTGGTTTGTCTGAATGGTTCACTGAACATGAATGACCGCAAAGATGTCCAGGAATCTTTCGCGGAGGATGTGCGAGTTTTGGTTTCTACAGATGCGGGCGGCGAAGGCCTAAACCTACAATTCTGTCATGCTGTGATTAACTACGATATTCCATGGAACCCGATGCGGCTTGAACAGCGCATTGGACGAGTAGATCGCATTGGTCAGGGGCATGTTGTACGAGCTGTTAACTTTATTTTTGATAGTTCCGTGGAGCATCGTGTGCAGGAGGTGCTAGAAGAAAAACTGGCTGTTATCCTCGAAGAGTTTGGTATCGATAAAACCGGTGATGTGCTTGATTCAGCACAAGCAGGACAGATTTTCGACGATCTTTATGTGGAAGCCATTCTTCATCCGGAAGACGTGGAATCATCAGTTGATACGGTTGTTTCCCGTATCCATGATCAGATTCTGGAAGCTAAGAAAAGCTCTTCGGTCCTTGGAAAAGCCGAGGATTTAGACCCCGGTGAAGCAAAACGTCTGATGGTTCATCCGCTTCCCGACTGGGTGGAAAGTATGACGGTTAATTATCTGCATGCAAACGGAGGCAGGGCGGAAAAAAAGCGACGCACGTGGGACCTTGAGTGGCCGGACGGGGAGTTGTTTTCGAACATGGTTTTTACAAGAAAGGATGCCTTTGATATTCCAACTGCTCACCACTTGACCTTGGAGAATAAAAAAGTTCGCAATTTGGTAATGAAGTTGCCTCGAATGGTAAGGGGGCAGCCAATACAGTCAGTTAATATTCCGGGGCTTTCCAATGAAATTAAAGGGTTTTGGTCTCTCTGGACAATCACAATTCATGCTGATGACTGGAAATGGCAGCGGGTATTGGCCATATTTTTGCACGATGACGGCAGAATTCTTAAGCCTACAGCACGCCACATCTGGAATAAATTACTGGCAGTTTCTCCGGAGATTGGCAGACATCTTAAAAGCGATTCCGCTCATGACGCATTTGATCGAGTAATGGAAGCAGCAGAAAAGGATGGAAAGGCAATTTATGATGGAATCGTTCAAATGCACCGTAAACGCTTAATTCGTGAACGCAGCAAGGGAACATATGCCTTTAATGCAAGGCGAAAGGCCATGGAACAAATTGGATTGCCGCAAGTTCGAGACCACAGGTTGGGTAAATTGAATCGTGAAGAGGATGAATGGTGTGAGCAATTGGAACGCAGAGCTAAAGTGATTCCCGAAATGGCAGCTCTTCTTTTGATATACATGGAGGGAACCAATGCGATCAGGTGA